The DNA window GCCAATCTTATGGTGCCAGATACAAGCTGAGTCTGTGTTTGAATATCATCAAAAGCATACTCCAGATGCTCCATAACGCTTTGTAACGAAGAAAAGGTAATGTCCCCACTTTCTGTGGCCACCAGCTCTCTACCACGCTTTTCAAGCAGTCGAAAACCCAGTCGCTGTTCCAGCAGGGAAAGTCTTCGTGACATAGTGGATATCGGCAAATGCAATTTTGCTGATGCCTTTTGCAATGACCCCTCTTCAACGACGCAGAAAAACAGGTAGAGATCATCAATATTTCCATATATGGAATTCATATTTCATTTCTTGCTAATGTTTTTCATTATTGAATAGAGATATGGTGTCTCCCTGCAAGTGTCTTTAGTAAAGAGTGTGACTGAGTGAACCAAAAACAATTCTGGCTATCCGCCATTCTCTCATCTTTGGTTATGGGAACCATTATGTCTGGTGTGCTATCGGGCTACCGAATTGGCTTTGATTGGCCGCAATGGAAAGAAAACTGGCAAACAGGCTTTTGTGTGGCGTGGCCACTCGCTCTGTTTTTAAATCTCACCATTTTGCCCAAAATAAGACAGTTGGCGCATTGGCTGGGCAGATAGTTATTATACCCAAATGACCTCAAGATGCAGACTTCAGAGCTTCATCAACGGGCACAGGTCAAGCTCAATGACGGCAGGAATGGTCATTCCCTCTCAACGTCATTGGGCTTGTTGAAGTTACTTGGGCTTAGAAAACAAATACGCCGAGCTAATGCTCGGCGTATGACACTGAAATATTTAGCAATTAAGCTACGATTTCAGCGTTATGGTAAACCTGTTGAACGTCGTCACAGTCGTCTAGAAGATCAAGGAACTTCTGGAACTTCTCAGCATCTTCACCAGATACTTCAGTGTTGGTTTGTGGTACGAAAGTGATCTCTTCCACATCAAGTTCCAACTCTGGGAACGCTTCGTTCAGTGCAGTTTTCGCTTTGAAGAACTCAGTGTGAGGAGCGAATACAGTGATTACGCCATCTTCAAGCTCAACGTCAGTAACGTCAACGTCTGCCATCAACAAGGTTTCAAATACAGCTTCGTCATCTTCACCTTTGAACTGGAATACCGCTTGGTGTTCAAACATGTGAGAAACAGTGCCAGGGCTACCGATTTTTGCACCAGTTTTAACGAAACATTGGCGTACGTCTTGGAAAGTACGGTTGCCGTTGTCAGTTAGACAGTCAACGATAACACTTGCACCGCCAGGACCGAAACCTTCGTAACGTGCAGGTTGATAATCTTCACCTGAACCGCCACGAGCTTTATCCAATGCTTTATCAATAACATGGCCTGGTACTTGGTCTTTCTTAGCTTTAGTGATCAGAGCTCGAAGAGACAAGTTTGCGTCAGGATCTGCGCCGCCATTTTTTGCACAAACGTAAATTTCTTTACCGTATTTGGAATAAACTTTAATTTTTGCGCCTTGAGTTTTTGCCATTGAGGCCTTGCGCACTTCAAAACTTCTTCCCATCGGGATTTTCTCTCTGGTTCTATTTATTGCGGAGGATTTTAGCAGAAGGAACGATCTTTTCAATTTTCCACTGCAAAGACACAAGCGCTATGCTACGCCCATCACTCGTTTGTATTTTTCAACGGATCGCTCAAACCACTCTTTCTCTTCTTCAGAGCGAATGGTTTTTAGCTTACGAGCTATTTCTTCAGGTCCCGCTTTTGCCTGCTTTAACTTCCAAACGATGTAGGACGCTTGTTTATCAAGCTCTACCTTATTTTTCTCTTTGGCGTCTAACAGGGCAAGGTTGTAAGACATGAATCTACTCTCAGTCAAAAACGTTGCTGCGCAATATATCATAGGAACGACAAAAATTAAGAGTCAAAATGTGAGTTTACTTAGGATAAATCAAGAAAGGACGAAAAATGCGAAGGGTGGCATACGCCACCCTTCAGAGAAATAACTGATTTGTGTTAATGAAGTAAACCAAGTTCTTTCGCTTCTTCAATGGTTAACCCACTTTCTCGAATCTCACGCAGCATTTCTATGCGGCGACGAGCTTCAGCAGATTTCAAATCTTTACCAGGTCGGCGTTGCTGAGTATCCACTTCATCCGTGAAGTCCCACTTACTCGACACATTCGCCATATCATCATGGTCAAGAGAATTAATTGACATAAACACCTCCGAACAAAACCATGCTTGGGACAGGTATTCTTTAGCAAACGGCATACTCGTTGTTAAGAGTTTTTATTGAGGAATGTGATTTACTCGTGGGTTCGAACATATAGTGGTTTGGATGTATACATTCACTTTGATTAGCTCATCAGAGCGCTGTACATTTAAAAAATTCGCTTCTGTAAAAAACCGCTTAATTTTCATACCCCTTTATTATTACACCAACTTCTCAGCCTTCATTAATTTTACAACCTATAACGTCGTTATGATCATCGTTACGAAAGCATGATCATGGAAAGCAATCGGCCGTACAGATCCTCTCCTAAAAATACTCAGACAAAAACAGATCCGGAACAATGATCAAGAGAGTCGAGTGTGGTCTAGTCGTATGGGGAAAATGCACGAAAGAATGATCAAGGGTAAACAGCAGGCAAAAAAAAGCGAGTTCTTGGGGAGAACTCGCAAACTATTCAGAATGAATGTAACAATATGAGCCAATCTATTAATTCATCAGATAGGACAAAAGGTTGTCTATTCGTGGTAAATAGTATCTGCCAAACCGTTTGATAATGTCAGAGTGGCGTCAGGCTTCTGTCTAATGTTTGTCTATCAAAGACTCATACTTCTGTCATCAACTCATCTAAAGTACGGTATACCGATTCATCAAGGTGGCCCTCATAAACCTGCTTACATACTTTACGACGCACAGCCAAACCGGATATCAACCTCTCGATCGAAAGATGACGGTGATTCGATTGACTGTTATACAGTTCAATTAATTTACTTAAGGTTTCATAAGGGACAACATCATTTCCGACCCTCAAGTAATCAAGCTTATCTACGAGCTCCTGACACTCTGAACGAATTGATGCAGGTGAATGCCCGGTCATTGCAGCTAAAGCCGCTATACTGCGTTCTAGAGCCTCTGAGGAGGTATATTTCGACAAGGTAATCGTAATTTCATCCGCATTGATCTCAACCAGATGCTTACGCAGTTTAACGCGACGTCCCAAATTGCCCCTTGGTGATGATGCTTTACGCTGAATCGGTTCAAATTCACCATCAATCACTTCTGATAGCTCTTCAAGCTTCTGACGCGAGACCATTTCATGACGCAAAGGGTTAGGCAAGGTCGGAGCCATATTGCGCTTACCAGCGTTAGTCGTTCTCGCACGAGAGAAGCGCAATACCTCTTCAACATCGCATTTAATGTCGACTTGATAATCATGAACTTTGTCATTTTCCATCAAAGCGGTGATCGTTAAGTGATAACCCCAGAGGTTTACCAAAAACTCTTGATCATCGCCCTTCCCTTCTGACAATCGTTTCAGCTCACGGATCAGATCCATCGAAAAACGTCGCCATTCGATGTTACGCGCCAGTTTCTGATTCAATTCACTGAGCAGCATGACATCGGTGTGGCGACGCGACATACGGCTTCGAAAATACGAATAGAGCTGGAACACCAAGGTATGCTGACGCAAGATTTCAGGTGGAAAGAGGAAAAAATAATCTCGGGTTAAGAGCTCTTCAAAGAATGATGGCTCCCACACAAGAATGTACAAATTGGGTTTGATCCGGATCTCACCATCACTGTTTTCGGTAGGCGCTTCTTCAGATGCAGTGATCGTACGAGCTAAGAAGCGAAAACGATCGCTCTTAAAACCTTCAGGCATGTTTTCACTTAACCAACGGCCAGTTAATTCATGCAATTGAAAGTCTGTGAATTCAATACGATCAATACTGTCACGAATCGAATCACGCGCAGGACCGCTGTCTTTTTTGCCACGTAATTGCAAGATATCCGTGATATATAACGGAGTCTTATTGGGCATCTGGCGCGCATTAAGATGGTAATCTTCTTGATGATAATCGTGGTATTGCACTGTCAGAGTGAACAAAGCAAACAAAGTCATCAGATCATCGACAGTCATAATATTCTTCGATGATCGTGTTTCGATCACTGCACGAGTACCTGAAATTGATACCATTGATTTTTGG is part of the Vibrio porteresiae DSM 19223 genome and encodes:
- a CDS encoding PA3496 family putative envelope integrity protein, translating into MSINSLDHDDMANVSSKWDFTDEVDTQQRRPGKDLKSAEARRRIEMLREIRESGLTIEEAKELGLLH
- a CDS encoding replication initiator protein RctB domain-containing protein; the protein is MTSEEKLLIKAPRNHKDGHLFEVSETAVDWIEQYQHFKGVTKSIIELLNLISLQGFRSKDGLVSTTELIEATDGKLTRAAIQQRLRAAVAVGLFKQIPVRFEEGLAGKTMLHRFVNPNQLISVLGATSLVTESVKQSEKRKRSKALAQTQVNQRLLHEHGLNTPPAMKDEAEQFVVSPTNWAGIIDQALAPPRTRKSYQKSMVSISGTRAVIETRSSKNIMTVDDLMTLFALFTLTVQYHDYHQEDYHLNARQMPNKTPLYITDILQLRGKKDSGPARDSIRDSIDRIEFTDFQLHELTGRWLSENMPEGFKSDRFRFLARTITASEEAPTENSDGEIRIKPNLYILVWEPSFFEELLTRDYFFLFPPEILRQHTLVFQLYSYFRSRMSRRHTDVMLLSELNQKLARNIEWRRFSMDLIRELKRLSEGKGDDQEFLVNLWGYHLTITALMENDKVHDYQVDIKCDVEEVLRFSRARTTNAGKRNMAPTLPNPLRHEMVSRQKLEELSEVIDGEFEPIQRKASSPRGNLGRRVKLRKHLVEINADEITITLSKYTSSEALERSIAALAAMTGHSPASIRSECQELVDKLDYLRVGNDVVPYETLSKLIELYNSQSNHRHLSIERLISGLAVRRKVCKQVYEGHLDESVYRTLDELMTEV
- a CDS encoding DUF3283 family protein — encoded protein: MSYNLALLDAKEKNKVELDKQASYIVWKLKQAKAGPEEIARKLKTIRSEEEKEWFERSVEKYKRVMGVA
- a CDS encoding DUF2798 domain-containing protein, translated to MNQKQFWLSAILSSLVMGTIMSGVLSGYRIGFDWPQWKENWQTGFCVAWPLALFLNLTILPKIRQLAHWLGR
- a CDS encoding YebC/PmpR family DNA-binding transcriptional regulator; translation: MGRSFEVRKASMAKTQGAKIKVYSKYGKEIYVCAKNGGADPDANLSLRALITKAKKDQVPGHVIDKALDKARGGSGEDYQPARYEGFGPGGASVIVDCLTDNGNRTFQDVRQCFVKTGAKIGSPGTVSHMFEHQAVFQFKGEDDEAVFETLLMADVDVTDVELEDGVITVFAPHTEFFKAKTALNEAFPELELDVEEITFVPQTNTEVSGEDAEKFQKFLDLLDDCDDVQQVYHNAEIVA